The proteins below are encoded in one region of Chrysemys picta bellii isolate R12L10 chromosome 4, ASM1138683v2, whole genome shotgun sequence:
- the LOC101953263 gene encoding fibrinogen-like protein 1, translating into MNLKSSVRFILLLLFKYAMWTSAEEAVVLVNAHLLPPGGYQRLSNNNEKEYARDCYEIFQHSEGSAKDGLYVIQPMKDPIVAYCNMQDGGWTVIQHITANSTVDFDRIWHDYKYGFGSVHDNYWLGNEYVYQLTNSSRPYILRVKLVDLNAEIKWGEYEPFKIEDEESQYRIRLGLYKGNAADALTQDTEAYLHDNQKFTTKDRDNDNYFQNCAKLEYNGIPGGGWWYDSCAGANLNRRNVIYWQKDCNKEHLCKFAWMMVKPTDHGQCPNKACRCEKDEL; encoded by the exons ATGAATTTGAAAAGTTCAGTGAGATTTATTCTGCTGTTACTCTTTAAATATGCGATGTGGACAAGTGCTGAAGAAGCTGTGGTGCTTGTTAATGCCCACCTTCTCCCTCCAGGAGGCTACCAGAGATTGAGTAACAACAATGAGAAAG AATATGCAAGGGATTGTTATGAGATTTTTCAGCATTCTGAAGGAAGCGCCAAGGATGGTCTTTATGTCATTCAGCCAATGAAAGATCCTATTGTTGCTTACTGTAATATGCAAGATGGTGGGTGGACGGTAATTCAACATATTACAGCCAATAGCACTGTGGACTTTGATAGGATATGGCATGACTACAAGTATGGATTTGGCTCAGTTCATGACAACTACTGGTTAGGGAATGAATATGTGTATCAGTTAACTAACAGCTCAAGGCCATATATACTTAGGGTCAAACTCGTAGACCTAAATGCCGAAATCAAATGGGGAGAGTATGAACCGTTCAAAATTGAAGATGAAGAGTCTCAATACAGGATCAGGCTTGGCCTATACAAAGGCAATGCTGCTGATGCCCTGACCCAGGATACAGAAGCTTATCTCCATGATAATCAGAAGTTCACTACAAAAGACAGAGATAATGATAACTATTTTCAGAATTGTGCCAAACTAGAGTACAATGGCATTCCAGGTGGAGGGTGGTGGTATGATTCTTGTGCCGGAGCAAACCTAAACCGCAGGAATGTTATATACTGGCAAAAAGACTGCAATAAGGAACATTTATGCAAGTTTGCCTGGATGATGGTCAAGCCCACTGATCATGGCCAGTGTCCTAACAAGGCTTGTCGTTGTGAAAAAGATGAATTGTAG